In Haliovirga abyssi, the sequence GATGATTGCTAAAAAAGCTCATGATATAACAGTTCAAAATTTTGGATATACAATAAATTTATATCTACCTATGTATTTATCCAATTATTGTAGTAGCGATTGTTTATATTGTGGATTTAGCAAAAACAATCATATTACAAGAAAAAAATTAACATTAGATGAAGTAGAAAAAGAAGCAATTGAGATATCCAAAACAGGAATTAAACATATTTTAATTTTGACAGGAGAATCAAAAGAGATTACTCCAATAAATTATACAATAAAAGTTGTTGAAATATTAAAAAGATATTTTTCATTTGTAGGAATAGAGATGTTTCCTATGGATGAAGATGATTATGCAAAATTATTTGAAGCTGGAGTTGATGGGTTAACTGTTTATCAAGAAGTATATAATAAAGAAATTTATGAAAAAGTACATATTTCAGGAGAAAAAAGAGATTATAATTACAGACTTGAGACTCCAGAAAGAGGAGCAAAAGCAGGATTTAGAAATATTAATATAGGAAATTTATTTGGACTTGGAGATATTAAAAGTGAAGCTTTTTTTAGCGGAATACACGCTAAATATTTAACTGATAAATATTTGGACACAGAATTTGGATTGTCACTTCCAAGAATTAACAGAGCAGAAGGAGGATTTAAACCTTTTTCACATTTAAATGATATTTCGTTTGTACAAATTATGAGTGCATATAGATTATTTTTACCTAAAGTTGAAATAAATATTTCTACAAGAGAAAAGCCAGAATTTAGAGATAATTTATTAAATATTTGTGCTACAAAATTTTCTGCTGGCTCAAAAACAGAAGTTGGGGGTTATACTTTGGCTAAAACAGAACCACAATTTGAAATTTCGGATAATAGAAATACAGAAGAGATAATAAAAAAAATAAAAGATATGGGATATCAACCAATATTAAAAAATTGGGAGATGATATGATAGGAATAGCAGGTGTAGGAGGGATTGGTTCTAATGTCGCAGTTAATTTAGTTAGAAGTGGTATAACCAAATTAAAAATAGTTGATTTTGATAAAATAGATATTTCAAATTTAAATAGACAATTTTATTTTGAAAATCAAATTGGGAAAAATAAAGTGGAGGCTTTAAAAGAAAACTTATTGAAAATAAATAATAGATTAGAAATTATAACTATAAATAAAAAAATAGTTAATGAAAATATTGAAGAGATATTTAATGATTGCAATATAATTGTAGAAGGTTTTGATAGTAAATATTATAAAGCAATGTTAGTAGAAAAATTTATTGATAATAAGGATTTAATAGTTTCTGCTTCTGGAATTGCAGACAATGATGTCGAAAATATTAAAGTAAAAAAGATTCAAAATAGTTGTTATATTGTAGGAGATTTGGAAAAAGATGTAGAAAATTATAAAACATTTTCTACAAAAGTTAATATTGTCGCTGCAATTATGGCAAATATTATATTGGAAAAAGGAGATTTTTATGAAAAAAATCTATAGAATTTTAGATGCAAACGTAAATAGAGCTTCAGAAGGAATTCGAGTAGTAGAAGATATTTGTAGATTTTATTTTGAAAATGAAACTCTTACAGAAAAGTTGAGGAATATTAGACATAATATTAGAAAAAGTTTAAAAGATATTGATATTTATATGATTGAAGAAAGAGATTCAGAACATGATATAGGTAAAAATATTACTTTAAACAGTGTTATTGATAAAAAAGATTCTGTATCTCAAATTATAACTGCAAATTTTAAAAGAGCTCTTGAGGCTGTAAGAGTTATTGAAGAGATATTAAAAACATTAGATAATATGTATTTAATAGGTAAAAAATTTGAAACTATTCGTTATGAACTTTATTATTTAGAGAAAGATGTAACACAACTAATTAACAAAAAAATTATTCCAGAAGGAATTTATGGAATAACAATGGAAGAGAGTTCTAACGGAAAAAATAATATTGAAATCGTGAAAGAGATGATAGAGAATGGGATAAAAATTATTCAATATAGAGAAAAAAGGAAATCTTTTAGAGATATGTATAAAGAAGGATTGGAATTAAGACAATTAACAAAAGAAAATGGAGTTACTTTAATAATAAATGATTATATAGAATTAGCAATGATGTTAGATGCTGATGGAGTACATATTGGGCAAGATGATTGGCCAATTGAAGAGGTTAGAAAATTAATAGGGAGTGATAAAATTATTGGCGTATCTACTCATTCAAAAGAAGATGCTATAGAAGCTGTAAAAAATGGAGCCGACTATTTAGGAGTAGGACCAATTTTTAAGACAAATACAAAAGATTATAAAACTGTTGGATTTGAATATTTAGAATTTGTAAGTGAAAATATTAAAATTCCTTTTGTAGCAATTGGAGGAATAAAAGAGAATAATTTAGAAGAAATAGTGAAAAGAGGAGCAACTAGAATAGCGCTTGTAACAGAAATAACAGGAGCTGAAAATATGAATGAAAAGATTGGGAAGTTAAATGAAATTATAAAAAAATAAAAGGAGAAATTAAAAATGAAATATACAACTCAAATGGATGCGGCGAAAAAAGGAATTATTACAAAACAGATGAAAGAGGTAGCATTTGAAGAAAATTTGGATGTAGAAATAATCAGGGAAAAATTATCAAAAGGGACAGTTGTAATACCTGCAAATAAAAACCACATATCTTTAATTGGAAAAGGGGTTGGAGATGGATTAAAAACAAAAATAAATGTAAATTTAGGAGTATCAGAAGACACTTGCAATATTGATACAGAAGTAGAAAAAGCAAAATATGCTATAAATCTGAAAGCAGATGCAATAATGGATTTAAGTACTTTTGGGAATACAGGAGAATTTAGGAAAAAACTTGTTAATGTATCTCCAGTAATGTTAGGGACAGTTCCTGTATATGATGCAGTTGCACAATTTGGAAAAACTATAAAAGATATTAGTGTAGATGATTTTTTTAGTATAGTTGAAACTCATGCAAAAGATGGTATAGATTTTTTAACTATTCATGCTGGATTAAATAGAACTTCTATTGAGAGGGTACAAAAAAATGAAAGATTAACACATATTGTGAGTAGAGGTGGTTCAGTATTATATCAATGGATGTTAGAAAATGATAAAGAGAATCCTTTTTATGAAAATTATGATAGATTGCTTGAAATTTGTAAAAAGCATGATGTAACTTTAAGTTTAGGCGATGGATTAAGGCCTGGAAGTTTAAAAGATGCAACAGATGCTCCACAAATTCAAGAATTAATCATTTTGGGAGAGCTTACAAAAGAAGCTTGGAAAGAAAACGTGCAAGTGATGATAGAAGGTCCAGGTCATGTTCCATTAAATGAGATTGCTGCAAATATGCAAATTCAAAAAAAATTATGTCATGGTGCTCCATTTTATGTGTTAGGACCAATAGTTACAGATATAGCCCCAGGATATGACCATATTACATCTGCTATTGGAGGAGCAATTGCCGCTACACATGGAGCAGACTTTTTATGTTATGTAACTCCTGCAGAACATTTGAGATTGCCTACAGTGGAAGATGTTAAAGATGGAATTATAGCTACAAGAATTGCAGCTCATGCAGCAGATATTGCAAAAGGGATAAAAGGTGCAATTAATTGGGATAATAGAATGAGTAAAGCAAGAGGGGACCTTAATTGGAATAAAATGTTTGAACTTGCAATTAATCCTGAAAAAGCTATAAAATATAGAGAATCAGATAAGCCGAAAGATAAAGAGGTTTGTACAATGTGTGGTGAATTATGCGCAATAAAAAGAAGTAAAAAAGCTTAATTGTAATTTGTATAAAATTCGTCAAGTTAAGGATTTTATAATTTTATATTGGGTTTGCAAACGGCAAAACCCTTACATTATAAAACAAATTAATACTGTAGGGGCTTGCCGTTGGCAAGCCCAGTTCTTATCTTGATGACATTGACCTTTGTGGGTACCAAAGATGAAGTATAGGTTATTTCTTTATTTTAGGAGAATATTTTATTCCATATTTAGCATATATTTTTACAAGAGTTCCATCCTCTTTCATCTTTCTTAAAATTTCGTCATATTTTTTTTTAATATTTTCCATGTTCGGATAATCCGATTTTCGTGGAAATGTATTAAAATAATCCCTCTTTTTAAGTGGCTTTTTAAGATATGTTATTTTATCAGAAAAACCACCAACATGAGCTTCATAAAGAGCTGCATTGGTATTATATGGCAATAAATCTATTCTTCCACCAAGAAGTTTTCGCATTTGAAGTTTATTTTTTACAACAGTATCAAGTGTGAGGATACCTTTTGAAGCTGCTTCCCAAAATTCTGGCGTATATGAAAACCCTTTTGTAGCCCCTATATAATAACCACGTAAATCTTCAAAACTGTTATATTTTATTTTACCTTCATTTTTTCTAAGAATAAAAAAATTCCAAGTTATAGTTACATGAGACTCTTTAGGATAATATAGATATTTATTTCTATCTTTATTATAAGAGTATGTAAAGACTATATCATATTTACCTGCTTTTGAAAGAGCAAGAAGTCTTGTTGATGAATTTACTAAAAGAATTTTATATTTGATACCCATTTTATCCATTATATAAGATATAATATCAACATCAATTCCGGTAGGTTTCCCTGTAGAATCATGAAATCTTAAAGGTGCTTCTGGGATTCCAGCTATAATGAAATCTCTGGCAAAAGATAATTGAAAAATAGAAAAACATAAGGCAGTAATAATAATGATTTTTTTTAATGAATATTTCATTTTTAACATCTCCTTTTTATATTTTATATTATACTTATTTGTGTAATTCTAAAATTAGTATATATATAATATACTGCAAATATAAATAAATCCTTTTTTTATTTATGAAGAAAGTATAAGTTTATGATACATTCAAAGAATATCTATTATTGTAATTGACAACAATAGATATTATAAGCTATACTATAACATAGTGCAAATATAAAAAATACAATGGATAAAAAGGGGGATAAAATGAAATTAAAATGGAAAATAATGTTACCAATAGTATTAATATTAACAGTTCAATATTCGGTGTTAATTTTTAAAGATATTAGTATTAATCGAGAAAAGAATAAATCAATAATAAAAAAAATAGGGGATATAAAAAGTGAAGCCTTTTTTAGTTATTTAAATAAATCTCTGGCAAAAGGAGAAATGTTTATAGATTTTGTTTTAAGTAATAAAGAGACAAAAAAAGCTTTTGCAGAAAGAGATAGAGATAAATTAGAAGAGATAAATTATAAGTTATATAATAAATTCAAAAAAAATGCAGATATAGCTCAATTTCAATTTCATCTGCCATCAAGTGTATCATTTTTAAGATTGCATAATTTAAATAAATATGGAGATGATTTGAGTTCTTTTAGAAAAACTGTAGTAGAAGCAAATAAAAAAAAGCAATTAGAAAAAGGGATTGAAGTTGGAGTTGCTGGAATTGGGATTAGATATGTAAAACCTGTTTTTTATAATGGAAATAGCATTGGAACTGTAGAATATGGTGGAAAATTAGGAGATAAATTACTTAAAGAATTTATTGAAGAGACAGATAAAAAGATAAAAGAATATGGATTAAATGTATCTATTATAGCTAAAAATTTAAAAGGTGAATATAGTGTTATCGCTTCAAATTTTGAAGATGAAATAGCTATAAATCCTAATGAGATATTATCTAAATTTACAAATAGTAGTGATGGTTATTATTTTTCCAATGGAAGAGATGCTTTTTTTTATGAAAAACTAAAAGATTTTTCTGGAGCAGTAGTAGGTTATGTTAAGTTTAAATATGATATTTCGAATATTTTGAAAAAAGGTAGAGCAGATACAAGATTTTCAATAGTTATAATTATTGTAACACTAATAAGTATAATAGTTTTTCTATTGCTATTTATAAAAATTGTGATAGAAAAGAGGTTAAATTTATTAGTTGAATTTATTAAACAAGTTGAAAAAGGAGATTTTAGAGATAAAAACAGGATAAAAGGGAAAGACGAAATAGGGAAAATGTCAGATAGTATAAATATTTTTATTAAGAAATTACAAAAAATAATTATTGATGTAAAAAGTTATTCAGGAAGAGTATCAAATGGAATAGAAGAATTTAATGATACAATGCGTCAAATAAGTAATTCTACAGAAGAAGTAAGCGAAAGCTCAACAACCACAGCTGCTTCAATAGAAGAATTATCAAGTACAACAATTGAAATACACCAAAATATTGAGAGATTATTAAAAAATACAGAAAACACCTTACAACTAGCAAAGAATGGCGGAGATGCAGTGGATTTAACAATAGATGAAATTAATAAAATAAAAAAATTGGTAGAAGTAGGAACGGAAGATGTAAAAGAGTTAGGAAATAAAACAAATGAAATAGGTGAGATTGTAGTAGTTATAAAAGAAATAGCAGCACAAACAAATTTGTTAGCATTAAATGCTGCAATAGAAGCTGCAAGAGCAGGAGAAGCGGGAAAAGGATTTGAAGTGGTAGCGGAAGAGGTTAGAAAACTCGCTGAAAAAACTACAGAATATACCAAAGAGATAAATAATAGTATAAAAGAGATACAGGATGAAACAAATGGGGTAATAACTAAAATGGAGGAAGTCAACATAGAAGTAGAAACAGGAGTAGAAACATCAAATAATACAGGAAAAGCATTGGAAGAGATTGTTATTCATACAGTAGAGGTAAGGGATATGGTCAATTCAATAGTAAACTCTACTAGAGAACAATCTATAGCTTCGGAAGATATAGCTAAACAGACAGAAGCTGTCGCACAAAATTCAGAATTAAATGGGCAAGCTATAGAAAATAGTAGTGAATCAATAGGAGAAATAGCAGAGATAGCAGAAGAATTAAATCAAATGGTGAGGAAATTTAAAGTTAATAATGATGAGAATGAAATGGGAATAAAAAAAATAGAATAAAACAGTAGTTATTGCCTATTTTAATATAAATAGGCAATTTAACTTTACAGAGGAGGTTGTAATAAGAAATGGATTTTAAATATATAAATTATGGACAAGATGAATTTGAAAATATAATTAATGAAAAGAATAGAGTATATATTACAGATTCTAATATAAATAAAACATTTTTAAAAAATTATGAGAAGAAGGAAATATTAAAAAAAAGCAATCTATTTTTTACACTAAATGAATTAAAAGAAAATATATTTTTAGATGATAAAATAACTTTAAAAGAG encodes:
- the thiH gene encoding 2-iminoacetate synthase ThiH, translated to MSFFNVLKNFNEFNFNEYFEQVTEKMVLDSLVKKELDYYDFLNLLSPKAENNLEMIAKKAHDITVQNFGYTINLYLPMYLSNYCSSDCLYCGFSKNNHITRKKLTLDEVEKEAIEISKTGIKHILILTGESKEITPINYTIKVVEILKRYFSFVGIEMFPMDEDDYAKLFEAGVDGLTVYQEVYNKEIYEKVHISGEKRDYNYRLETPERGAKAGFRNINIGNLFGLGDIKSEAFFSGIHAKYLTDKYLDTEFGLSLPRINRAEGGFKPFSHLNDISFVQIMSAYRLFLPKVEINISTREKPEFRDNLLNICATKFSAGSKTEVGGYTLAKTEPQFEISDNRNTEEIIKKIKDMGYQPILKNWEMI
- the thiF gene encoding sulfur carrier protein ThiS adenylyltransferase ThiF, producing the protein MIGIAGVGGIGSNVAVNLVRSGITKLKIVDFDKIDISNLNRQFYFENQIGKNKVEALKENLLKINNRLEIITINKKIVNENIEEIFNDCNIIVEGFDSKYYKAMLVEKFIDNKDLIVSASGIADNDVENIKVKKIQNSCYIVGDLEKDVENYKTFSTKVNIVAAIMANIILEKGDFYEKNL
- a CDS encoding thiamine phosphate synthase, translated to MKKIYRILDANVNRASEGIRVVEDICRFYFENETLTEKLRNIRHNIRKSLKDIDIYMIEERDSEHDIGKNITLNSVIDKKDSVSQIITANFKRALEAVRVIEEILKTLDNMYLIGKKFETIRYELYYLEKDVTQLINKKIIPEGIYGITMEESSNGKNNIEIVKEMIENGIKIIQYREKRKSFRDMYKEGLELRQLTKENGVTLIINDYIELAMMLDADGVHIGQDDWPIEEVRKLIGSDKIIGVSTHSKEDAIEAVKNGADYLGVGPIFKTNTKDYKTVGFEYLEFVSENIKIPFVAIGGIKENNLEEIVKRGATRIALVTEITGAENMNEKIGKLNEIIKK
- the thiC gene encoding phosphomethylpyrimidine synthase ThiC, with the protein product MKYTTQMDAAKKGIITKQMKEVAFEENLDVEIIREKLSKGTVVIPANKNHISLIGKGVGDGLKTKINVNLGVSEDTCNIDTEVEKAKYAINLKADAIMDLSTFGNTGEFRKKLVNVSPVMLGTVPVYDAVAQFGKTIKDISVDDFFSIVETHAKDGIDFLTIHAGLNRTSIERVQKNERLTHIVSRGGSVLYQWMLENDKENPFYENYDRLLEICKKHDVTLSLGDGLRPGSLKDATDAPQIQELIILGELTKEAWKENVQVMIEGPGHVPLNEIAANMQIQKKLCHGAPFYVLGPIVTDIAPGYDHITSAIGGAIAATHGADFLCYVTPAEHLRLPTVEDVKDGIIATRIAAHAADIAKGIKGAINWDNRMSKARGDLNWNKMFELAINPEKAIKYRESDKPKDKEVCTMCGELCAIKRSKKA
- a CDS encoding substrate-binding periplasmic protein → MKYSLKKIIIITALCFSIFQLSFARDFIIAGIPEAPLRFHDSTGKPTGIDVDIISYIMDKMGIKYKILLVNSSTRLLALSKAGKYDIVFTYSYNKDRNKYLYYPKESHVTITWNFFILRKNEGKIKYNSFEDLRGYYIGATKGFSYTPEFWEAASKGILTLDTVVKNKLQMRKLLGGRIDLLPYNTNAALYEAHVGGFSDKITYLKKPLKKRDYFNTFPRKSDYPNMENIKKKYDEILRKMKEDGTLVKIYAKYGIKYSPKIKK
- a CDS encoding methyl-accepting chemotaxis protein codes for the protein MKLKWKIMLPIVLILTVQYSVLIFKDISINREKNKSIIKKIGDIKSEAFFSYLNKSLAKGEMFIDFVLSNKETKKAFAERDRDKLEEINYKLYNKFKKNADIAQFQFHLPSSVSFLRLHNLNKYGDDLSSFRKTVVEANKKKQLEKGIEVGVAGIGIRYVKPVFYNGNSIGTVEYGGKLGDKLLKEFIEETDKKIKEYGLNVSIIAKNLKGEYSVIASNFEDEIAINPNEILSKFTNSSDGYYFSNGRDAFFYEKLKDFSGAVVGYVKFKYDISNILKKGRADTRFSIVIIIVTLISIIVFLLLFIKIVIEKRLNLLVEFIKQVEKGDFRDKNRIKGKDEIGKMSDSINIFIKKLQKIIIDVKSYSGRVSNGIEEFNDTMRQISNSTEEVSESSTTTAASIEELSSTTIEIHQNIERLLKNTENTLQLAKNGGDAVDLTIDEINKIKKLVEVGTEDVKELGNKTNEIGEIVVVIKEIAAQTNLLALNAAIEAARAGEAGKGFEVVAEEVRKLAEKTTEYTKEINNSIKEIQDETNGVITKMEEVNIEVETGVETSNNTGKALEEIVIHTVEVRDMVNSIVNSTREQSIASEDIAKQTEAVAQNSELNGQAIENSSESIGEIAEIAEELNQMVRKFKVNNDENEMGIKKIE